From the Scyliorhinus canicula chromosome 4, sScyCan1.1, whole genome shotgun sequence genome, the window ggcggaagtggtggaggagtttgcgaaggcagaaggactgtggcagaattgagaaataggACTGCGAGTGGGTCGTGTACTGATGTAGCTGATAATTCTAAATTTTCAGTCCGGAGGTAATTATCAGTagaacaccagataacttcaaagaaccttttatttaccgcggggctgctgcacaagtgtaactgagttacagcaagtgaaaaagcaaTTTTTTCTTAGTTACAGTTGACCATATGTTATTACAAAACCCCTCAAGCCTTTCAATCATTAGTCATACAATTAGCTCATTAAACCCCTCCTTCATGTAATTATTTCTTCCCATCATTAGTAATACAGTTAGTTCACAAGTTTCTATAGTATAGCTATTCTTTATCGAAAGTCCTGAGGCGTGAGGTTCTCACAAACAGTTACAGACTCCCACGGATAGTTCACAGGCTCTCCCAGACAACCAAGGCTGTGATAACGCCTTCTCACAGAAGCGATTCATTTTAAAATGCACGTACATATATTGcacaaacttgacattccatttcccatcaagctctgatttttaacttgacgaaactctcattccatttcccattaagctctgattctaacttgagccaaactctcatagcctcatgtaactttattttttccactgcgtgttggtgtatgtactaaatgggTCGacactgtatatttggacaagggaagagttgggactttctttttttttaatctttcagTTCATTTATTGCATGGGTATTTGCTTTGACATTCAGAACAAAGACGTAGGATGAAGACATTATGTGaaatcagtaaaaaaaaaatacaatgacTGATGACAATTTGGAATGATTGAGACAGGCCGGAGCCGTGGAATGTTTTACTCATAGATCCAgtcctgtgcacagttccggtatTCCACCACCTCACCCGATTTGAACCAAAGGTTAATCTCCTTCTGTGCGCTCGCTACCAAGTTATTTCCATGGATGATATTCCTGCCAGTCTGTATACAGAAATCTCCACGGACCGTGCCAGATTTGGAGTCGGCTGGATTGGTCTCACCAAGCAATACTCTACCAGTCTTCACCACGTTCAGACCTTCCCACACCATTGCGACTACAGGACCAGAACTCATATACTTGATCAACTTGGGATAGAAAGGCTTACTTGAAAGATCACAGTAATGCTTTTCAAGCAGATCCACAGGGGCCTGCAGGAACTTCATGGCGACCAGTTTGAATCCTTTCTGTTCAAAGCGTTTGATGATTTCCCTGACAATCCCTCTCTGGACACCATCCGGCTTGACCGCGATGAAGGTTTGCTCCTTGTTCCCATACATTGTTCCTGATTCTGCCGGGTGAAACTGCGGAAAAgcaagagttgggactttcatttgcaatggtggttctttggggcttgcgtGTGT encodes:
- the LOC119964933 gene encoding nucleoside diphosphate kinase; this encodes MYGNKEQTFIAVKPDGVQRGIVREIIKRFEQKGFKLVAMKFLQAPVDLLEKHYCDLSSKPFYPKLIKYMSSGPVVAMVWEGLNVVKTGRVLLGETNPADSKSGTVRGDFCIQTGRNIIHGNNLVASAQKEINLWFKSGEVVEYRNCAQDWIYE